From Pseudomonas sp. B21-028, one genomic window encodes:
- a CDS encoding L-serine ammonia-lyase — translation MAISVFDLFKIGIGPSSSHTVGPMRAAALFVEALRAKALLNDVRRVEVQLYGSLSATGIGHGSDTAVIMGLMGEWPDAIDPSQIAPRIAQLRETETLQLDGRLPVPFVWSRDMRLLDENLPFHPNAMTLVAEGASGELFRDTYYSVGGGFVVDEAQASSGVADLDTTQLPYDFSSAEELLTLCRTHNLRVAELMMANEKVWRSEEEIRSGLMKLWRAMQDCVEQGLKHEGILPGGLNVRRRAAKLHRSLQELNKPNVIGSTLSAMEWVNLFALAVNEENAAGGRMVTAPTNGAAGIIPAVLHYFMKFSEAVTDANVVDYFLGAAAVGILCKKNASISGAEVGCQGEVGSACAMAAAGLAEILGATPEQLCNAAEIGLEHNLGLTCDPVGGLVQVPCIERNAIAAVKAINAAQMALRGDGQHFISLDRVIRTMRDTGADMHDKYKETSRGGLAVSAVEC, via the coding sequence ATGGCAATCAGTGTATTCGACCTGTTCAAAATCGGTATTGGCCCGTCCAGCTCTCACACGGTCGGCCCGATGCGCGCCGCGGCGCTGTTTGTCGAGGCGTTGCGGGCAAAGGCGCTGCTGAACGACGTGCGGCGGGTCGAGGTGCAGCTTTATGGTTCGCTGTCGGCCACCGGCATCGGCCACGGCAGCGATACCGCGGTCATCATGGGCCTGATGGGTGAGTGGCCGGATGCGATCGATCCGTCGCAGATTGCACCGCGCATCGCCCAGTTGCGCGAAACCGAGACCCTGCAACTGGATGGTCGCCTACCGGTGCCTTTCGTATGGTCCCGGGACATGCGCCTGCTCGACGAGAACCTGCCGTTTCATCCCAATGCCATGACGTTGGTGGCCGAAGGCGCCAGTGGTGAGTTGTTCCGCGACACCTATTATTCGGTTGGTGGCGGTTTTGTCGTCGATGAGGCCCAGGCCTCCAGCGGCGTAGCGGACCTGGATACCACCCAGTTGCCTTACGATTTCTCCAGCGCCGAAGAACTGCTCACGCTATGTCGCACCCACAACCTGCGCGTGGCCGAACTGATGATGGCCAACGAAAAGGTCTGGCGCTCGGAAGAAGAAATCCGCAGCGGGCTGATGAAGCTCTGGCGGGCCATGCAGGATTGTGTCGAGCAGGGTCTCAAGCATGAAGGCATCCTGCCCGGCGGTCTGAACGTGCGTCGGCGCGCGGCCAAGTTGCACCGCAGTCTGCAAGAGTTGAACAAGCCGAATGTCATCGGCTCGACCCTGAGCGCGATGGAGTGGGTCAACCTCTTTGCCTTGGCGGTCAACGAGGAAAACGCCGCTGGCGGGCGCATGGTGACGGCGCCGACCAATGGCGCGGCGGGGATCATTCCGGCGGTACTGCACTATTTCATGAAGTTCAGCGAGGCCGTTACCGACGCCAACGTGGTGGATTATTTCCTCGGCGCGGCGGCAGTGGGCATCCTGTGCAAGAAGAACGCCTCTATTTCCGGCGCCGAAGTCGGTTGCCAGGGCGAAGTGGGCTCGGCCTGCGCCATGGCGGCGGCGGGCCTGGCGGAAATTCTGGGAGCCACGCCGGAGCAACTGTGCAACGCGGCGGAAATCGGCCTGGAACACAATCTTGGCCTGACTTGCGACCCGGTGGGCGGTCTGGTTCAGGTGCCTTGCATCGAGCGCAACGCGATCGCCGCGGTAAAAGCCATCAATGCGGCGCAAATGGCGTTGCGCGGTGACGGCCAGCATTTCATCTCCCTCGACCGGGTGATCCGCACCATGCGTGATACCGGCGCCGACATGCACGACAAGTATAAAGAGACGTCGCGCGGTGGGTTGGCGGTCAGCGCGGTGGAGTGCTGA
- a CDS encoding choline ABC transporter substrate-binding protein produces MKGSKKLLLAAMLSLPMLANAAEPAQCSTVNFSDVGWTDITVTTATTSVILEALGYKTKTTMISVPVTYKSLADGKNMDVFLGNWMPTMENDIKAYRDAGTVETVRTNLKGAKYTLAVPKALYDKGLHDFADIAKFKKELDGKIYGIEPGNDGNRLIQGMIDKNAFGLKDAGFKVVESSEAGMLSQVDRASRRGTDVVFLGWAPHPMNTRFSIEYLTGGDDFFGPDFGAATVATNTRKGYTQECSNVGQLLKNLEFTVDMESKLMGNVLDDKMKPEAAAKAWLQKNPQVLDTWLAGVTTIDGKPGLEAVKAKLAQ; encoded by the coding sequence ATGAAAGGTTCCAAGAAGTTGTTGTTGGCCGCCATGCTGAGTCTTCCCATGCTGGCCAACGCTGCTGAACCCGCACAGTGCAGCACTGTTAACTTCTCCGACGTCGGCTGGACCGACATCACCGTGACTACCGCCACTACCAGCGTGATTCTCGAGGCCCTGGGCTACAAGACCAAGACCACCATGATTTCCGTGCCGGTGACCTACAAGTCCCTGGCCGACGGCAAGAACATGGACGTGTTCCTCGGCAACTGGATGCCGACCATGGAAAACGACATCAAGGCCTACCGCGACGCCGGCACCGTGGAAACCGTGCGCACCAACCTCAAGGGCGCCAAGTACACCCTCGCCGTGCCCAAGGCCCTGTACGACAAAGGCCTGCACGACTTCGCCGACATTGCCAAGTTCAAGAAGGAACTCGACGGCAAGATCTACGGCATCGAACCGGGCAACGACGGCAACCGCCTGATCCAGGGCATGATCGACAAGAATGCCTTCGGCCTGAAGGACGCCGGCTTCAAGGTTGTCGAGTCGAGCGAAGCGGGCATGCTGTCCCAGGTCGACCGTGCTTCCAGGCGCGGCACCGACGTCGTGTTCCTCGGCTGGGCACCACACCCGATGAACACCCGTTTCAGCATCGAATACCTGACCGGCGGCGACGATTTCTTCGGTCCGGATTTTGGCGCCGCCACCGTGGCGACCAACACCCGCAAGGGTTACACCCAGGAATGCAGTAACGTTGGCCAGCTGTTGAAGAACCTCGAGTTCACGGTCGACATGGAAAGCAAACTGATGGGCAACGTCCTGGACGACAAGATGAAGCCTGAAGCTGCCGCCAAGGCTTGGCTGCAGAAAAACCCACAGGTACTCGATACCTGGCTCGCTGGCGTGACCACCATTGACGGTAAACCTGGCCTGGAGGCCGTGAAAGCCAAGCTCGCACAGTAA
- the choW gene encoding choline ABC transporter permease subunit has product MLIDQKIPLGQYIASFVEWLTQHGASTFDAIALFLETMIHGVTFALTWFNPLALIGLIALLAHFIQRKWGLTVFVIASFLLILNLGYWQETMETLAQVLFATLVCVVIGVPLGIVAAHKPMFYTMMRPVLDLMQTVPTFVYLIPTLTLFGLGVVPGLISTVVFAIAAPIRLTYLGICDVPEELMDAGKAFGCSRRQLLSRIELPHAMPSIAAGVTQCIMLSLSMVVIAALVGADGLGKPVVNALNTADIALGFEAGLAIVLLAIMLDRICKQPDAKAGGDA; this is encoded by the coding sequence ATGCTGATTGATCAGAAAATACCCTTGGGCCAGTACATTGCGAGCTTCGTCGAATGGTTGACGCAACATGGCGCCAGCACCTTTGACGCCATCGCACTGTTCCTGGAAACGATGATTCACGGCGTGACATTTGCGCTGACCTGGTTCAACCCGTTGGCCTTGATTGGCCTGATTGCCCTGCTGGCGCATTTCATCCAGCGCAAATGGGGCCTCACCGTATTCGTCATTGCCTCCTTCCTGTTGATCCTCAACCTGGGTTACTGGCAGGAAACCATGGAAACCCTGGCCCAGGTGCTGTTCGCCACCCTGGTCTGCGTCGTGATCGGTGTGCCGCTGGGCATTGTTGCCGCGCATAAGCCGATGTTCTACACCATGATGCGTCCGGTACTCGATCTGATGCAGACCGTACCGACCTTCGTCTACCTCATTCCTACCCTGACCCTCTTCGGTCTGGGTGTGGTCCCGGGTCTGATCTCCACGGTGGTGTTCGCGATTGCCGCGCCCATCCGCCTGACCTACCTGGGCATCTGCGACGTTCCGGAAGAACTGATGGACGCCGGCAAGGCCTTTGGCTGCTCCCGTCGCCAGCTCCTGTCGCGTATCGAACTACCCCATGCGATGCCAAGCATCGCGGCCGGTGTCACCCAGTGCATCATGCTGTCGCTGTCGATGGTGGTGATCGCCGCGCTGGTAGGTGCCGACGGCCTGGGCAAACCCGTGGTCAACGCACTGAACACCGCCGATATCGCCCTGGGCTTCGAAGCCGGCCTGGCGATCGTACTGCTGGCGATCATGCTCGACCGTATCTGCAAACAACCCGACGCCAAAGCAGGGGGTGACGCATGA
- the choV gene encoding choline ABC transporter ATP-binding protein, translating into MSIIRFDQVDVIFAKDPREALKLLDQGMTRNEILKKTGQIVGVEKASLDIEKGEICVLMGLSGSGKSSLLRCINGLNTVSRGKLFVEHEGRQIDIASCSPVELKMMRTKRIAMVFQKFALMPWLTVRENISFGLEMQGRPEKERRKLVDEKLELVGLAQWRNKKPDELSGGMQQRVGLARALAMDADILLMDEPFSALDPLIRQGLQDELLELQRKLSKTIVFVSHDLDEALKLGSRIAIMKDGRIIQYSKPEEIVLNPADDYVRTFVAHTNPLNVLCGRSLMRTLDNCKRINGSVCLDPGGDSWLDLAEGNTIKGARQNGAALDLQNWVQGQPVEGLGRRPTLVDSNIGMRDALQIRYQTGNKLVLHDNQKVVGILGDSELYHALLGKNLG; encoded by the coding sequence ATGAGCATAATCCGCTTCGATCAGGTCGATGTGATCTTCGCCAAGGATCCACGCGAAGCCCTCAAACTGCTCGACCAAGGCATGACCCGCAACGAGATCCTGAAGAAGACCGGGCAAATCGTTGGCGTGGAAAAAGCCAGCCTGGACATCGAGAAAGGCGAAATCTGCGTGCTGATGGGCCTCTCCGGCTCCGGCAAATCCAGCCTGCTGCGCTGCATCAACGGCCTGAACACCGTGAGCCGTGGCAAGTTGTTCGTCGAGCATGAAGGCCGGCAGATCGACATTGCCTCCTGCAGCCCCGTCGAACTGAAGATGATGCGCACCAAGCGTATCGCCATGGTGTTCCAGAAGTTCGCCCTGATGCCCTGGCTGACGGTGCGCGAGAACATCAGCTTCGGCCTGGAAATGCAGGGCCGTCCGGAAAAGGAACGGCGCAAGCTGGTGGATGAGAAACTCGAGCTGGTGGGCCTGGCCCAGTGGCGCAACAAGAAGCCCGACGAGTTGTCCGGCGGCATGCAGCAACGGGTCGGCCTGGCCCGCGCCCTGGCGATGGACGCCGACATTCTGTTGATGGACGAACCGTTCTCGGCCCTCGACCCGCTGATCCGCCAAGGCCTGCAGGACGAACTGCTGGAGCTGCAACGCAAGTTGAGCAAGACCATCGTGTTCGTCAGCCATGACCTGGACGAAGCCCTGAAGCTGGGCAGCCGGATCGCGATCATGAAAGACGGCCGGATCATCCAGTACAGTAAGCCGGAAGAAATCGTCTTGAACCCGGCGGACGACTATGTGCGCACTTTCGTCGCCCATACCAACCCGCTCAACGTCCTGTGTGGCCGCAGCCTGATGCGCACCCTGGACAACTGCAAGCGCATCAACGGTTCGGTGTGCCTGGATCCGGGTGGCGACTCCTGGCTCGACCTGGCCGAAGGCAACACCATCAAGGGTGCACGCCAGAACGGCGCAGCACTGGACCTGCAGAACTGGGTCCAGGGGCAACCCGTCGAAGGCCTGGGTCGTCGTCCGACGTTGGTGGACTCCAACATCGGCATGCGCGACGCGTTGCAGATCCGTTACCAGACCGGCAATAAACTGGTGCTCCACGATAACCAGAAAGTAGTCGGAATACTCGGCGACAGCGAGCTGTACCACGCACTGCTTGGCAAGAACCTGGGCTAA
- the betI gene encoding transcriptional regulator BetI — MPKVGMQPIRRQQLIEATLQAVDQVGMGDASIALIARLAGVSNGIISHYFQDKNGLIAATAQYLMKVLSENVTARRLALEDKSPRAHLKVIIEGNFDASQVNGPAMKTWLAFWATSMHHPSLHRLQRINDHRLYSNLCGQFRRALPLDEARSAARGLAALIDGLWLRGALSGDAFDTAQAHRIAYEYMDFQLGKAGAPEHTEPLDS; from the coding sequence ATGCCCAAGGTCGGTATGCAGCCCATCCGCCGCCAGCAATTGATCGAAGCCACGTTGCAGGCTGTCGATCAGGTCGGCATGGGGGACGCCAGCATTGCACTGATCGCCCGTTTGGCCGGCGTGTCCAACGGCATCATCAGTCACTATTTCCAAGACAAGAATGGCCTCATCGCGGCCACGGCCCAGTACCTGATGAAGGTGCTGAGCGAGAACGTCACCGCGCGCCGGCTGGCGCTGGAGGACAAGAGTCCGCGAGCGCACCTGAAAGTAATCATCGAAGGCAACTTCGACGCCAGCCAGGTCAATGGCCCGGCAATGAAAACCTGGCTGGCCTTCTGGGCCACCAGCATGCATCACCCGTCATTGCACAGGTTGCAGCGGATCAACGATCACCGTCTGTATTCCAACCTGTGTGGCCAGTTCCGCCGCGCCCTGCCCCTTGACGAGGCACGCAGCGCGGCACGGGGCCTGGCCGCGCTGATTGACGGCTTGTGGCTGCGCGGGGCGCTGTCGGGAGACGCGTTCGACACCGCCCAGGCACACCGGATCGCTTACGAATACATGGATTTCCAACTGGGCAAGGCAGGGGCGCCAGAGCACACAGAACCGCTCGACTCCTGA
- the betB gene encoding betaine-aldehyde dehydrogenase, translating into MARFELQKLYIDGAYSDASGDATFEAINPANGEVLAQVQRATKEDVERAVASAEKGQKIWAAMTAMQRSRILRRAVDILRERNDELAALETLDTGKAYSETRYVDIVTGADVLEYYAGLVPAIEGEQIPLRDTSFVYTRREPLGIVAGIGAWNYPIQIALWKSAPALAAGNAMIFKPSEVTSLTTLKLAEIYTEAGVPPGVFNVLTGSGREVGTWLTEHPRIEKVSFTGGTDTGKKVMASASSSSLKDVTMELGGKSPLIICDDADLDRAADTAMMANFYSSGQVCTNGTRVFVPSHLKAAFEAKIAERVARIRIGNPEDENTNFGPLVSFAHMESVLGYIEKGKAEGARLLCGGKRLTEGEFAKGAFVAPTVFTDCTDEMTIVREEIFGPVMAILSYETEEEVIRRANDTEFGLAAGVVTRDLNRAHRVIHQLEAGICWINAWGESDAKMPVGGYKQSGVGRENGISSLNNFTRIKSVQVELGDYASVF; encoded by the coding sequence ATGGCCCGTTTCGAACTGCAAAAACTCTACATCGATGGCGCGTACAGCGATGCCAGCGGCGACGCCACTTTCGAAGCCATCAACCCTGCCAACGGTGAAGTGCTTGCCCAAGTGCAGCGTGCGACGAAAGAAGACGTCGAGCGCGCCGTGGCCAGTGCTGAAAAGGGCCAGAAAATCTGGGCCGCCATGACCGCCATGCAGCGCTCGCGGATCCTGCGCCGCGCCGTCGACATCCTGCGCGAGCGCAACGATGAGCTGGCCGCCCTGGAAACCCTGGACACTGGCAAGGCCTACTCCGAAACCCGCTACGTCGACATCGTGACCGGCGCCGACGTGCTGGAATACTACGCCGGCCTGGTGCCCGCCATTGAAGGCGAGCAGATCCCGTTGCGCGATACCTCATTCGTCTACACCCGTCGCGAGCCCCTGGGCATCGTGGCCGGGATCGGTGCGTGGAACTACCCGATCCAGATCGCGTTGTGGAAGTCCGCACCGGCCCTGGCGGCCGGCAACGCGATGATCTTCAAGCCAAGCGAAGTCACTTCGCTGACCACCCTGAAGCTGGCCGAGATCTACACCGAAGCCGGCGTTCCGCCTGGAGTCTTCAACGTGTTGACCGGCAGCGGCCGTGAAGTCGGCACCTGGCTGACCGAGCACCCGCGCATCGAGAAAGTCTCGTTCACCGGCGGCACCGACACCGGCAAAAAAGTCATGGCCAGCGCCTCGAGCTCGTCGCTCAAGGACGTGACCATGGAACTGGGCGGCAAGTCGCCACTGATCATCTGCGACGACGCCGACCTGGATCGCGCCGCCGACACCGCGATGATGGCCAACTTCTATAGTTCCGGTCAGGTTTGCACCAACGGCACCCGCGTGTTCGTGCCAAGCCATCTCAAGGCTGCGTTCGAAGCCAAGATCGCCGAGCGCGTGGCGCGCATCCGCATCGGCAACCCAGAGGACGAAAACACCAACTTCGGCCCGCTGGTGAGCTTCGCCCACATGGAGAGCGTGCTGGGCTATATCGAGAAGGGCAAGGCCGAAGGCGCACGCCTGCTGTGTGGCGGCAAGCGCCTGACCGAGGGCGAGTTCGCCAAGGGCGCGTTCGTCGCGCCGACCGTGTTCACCGATTGCACCGACGAGATGACCATCGTGCGGGAAGAAATCTTCGGCCCGGTGATGGCGATCCTCAGCTACGAAACCGAAGAAGAAGTGATCCGCCGCGCCAACGACACCGAGTTCGGCCTGGCCGCCGGTGTCGTGACCCGCGACCTGAACCGCGCCCACCGCGTGATCCACCAACTGGAAGCCGGTATCTGCTGGATCAACGCCTGGGGCGAGTCCGACGCGAAGATGCCGGTCGGTGGCTACAAACAATCGGGCGTGGGCCGCGAGAACGGCATCAGTTCGCTGAACAACTTCACGCGCATCAAATCGGTACAGGTCGAGTTGGGCGATTACGCGTCGGTGTTCTGA